A genomic stretch from Sulfurimonas sediminis includes:
- a CDS encoding metal ABC transporter permease — MFEMFEYDFMQRAFVAGLFIAVLASVSGNFVVLRRYSLMSETLAHSALVGVAVGLVAGYNPLWVAVGVAIASAWLIEYLRSAFSLYSDAILAIILSGSLAIAVIIVSLGGAFNNSLFSYLFGSILSVTNEDVMTIVTVGSLSLLFLLLFSKELYFIAYDEEVAQTSGIKVKFLNFLLVTVVAVIIALSIRVVGSLLIGALMVIPTVAALQYRVGFRSTMLISLFFALFSVIFGMSLSYYYSLPSGATIVLSIIVIFIVSLIINKK; from the coding sequence ATGTTTGAAATGTTTGAATATGATTTTATGCAAAGAGCCTTTGTTGCAGGACTTTTTATAGCCGTGCTGGCTTCTGTAAGCGGAAATTTTGTAGTGCTTCGCCGTTACTCTCTTATGAGCGAGACTCTGGCACATTCGGCGCTTGTCGGGGTTGCTGTAGGACTTGTGGCAGGATATAATCCTTTATGGGTTGCTGTTGGTGTTGCGATTGCTTCGGCATGGTTGATAGAATATCTGCGAAGTGCATTTTCACTTTACAGCGACGCCATATTGGCTATAATCCTTTCAGGTTCACTGGCAATTGCTGTGATTATTGTCTCTTTGGGCGGTGCTTTTAACAACTCTCTTTTTTCTTATCTGTTTGGTTCTATTTTATCGGTGACAAATGAGGATGTAATGACAATAGTCACGGTGGGGAGTCTCTCTTTACTCTTTTTACTGCTTTTTTCAAAAGAACTTTATTTTATTGCTTATGACGAAGAAGTGGCTCAAACAAGCGGTATCAAAGTAAAGTTTTTAAACTTTTTACTTGTTACCGTAGTGGCTGTTATTATTGCACTTTCGATTCGGGTTGTGGGAAGTCTGCTTATCGGAGCTTTGATGGTGATTCCGACTGTTGCTGCCTTGCAGTACAGAGTGGGCTTTAGAAGTACAATGCTTATTTCACTCTTTTTTGCCCTTTTCAGTGTTATATTTGGGATGAGTCTTTCCTACTACTATTCTTTACCTTCCGGGGCTACTATAGTACTCTCAATTATAGTTATTTTTATTGTTTCACTGATAATAAACAAGAAATGA
- a CDS encoding methyltransferase domain-containing protein, which produces MKISSEFSKYAMHYGSYNVIQQKVADKLLSLITSQPKNILDLGCGSGTLARKINWQYDKLMAVDFAPGMLELHPKSQKIECIYGNFNDVNLFEMLREYNFDYIFSASALQWADDMEKTFQQLQAFHTPVALAVFTANTFKTLHVTAGLEPLLIDTCKLESLQRKYFNARFEVVRYKLDFDNVRDMFRYIKKSGVSASRNVLSYKEMKKLMQEYPLSYLEFEVAFIY; this is translated from the coding sequence ATGAAGATAAGTTCTGAATTTTCCAAGTATGCAATGCATTATGGTTCCTATAATGTTATTCAGCAAAAAGTGGCGGATAAACTCCTCTCTCTGATCACCTCACAACCAAAAAATATTTTGGACCTTGGTTGCGGAAGCGGCACTTTGGCAAGAAAAATAAATTGGCAGTATGATAAACTGATGGCGGTTGATTTTGCTCCGGGAATGTTGGAATTGCATCCAAAGTCTCAAAAGATAGAGTGCATTTACGGAAACTTTAATGATGTAAATCTTTTTGAAATGCTCAGAGAATACAATTTTGATTATATTTTCTCTGCTTCGGCATTGCAATGGGCAGATGATATGGAAAAAACATTCCAACAACTGCAAGCTTTTCATACCCCTGTTGCACTCGCAGTTTTTACGGCAAATACATTTAAAACCTTACATGTAACAGCAGGATTGGAACCACTGCTTATAGATACATGTAAACTTGAGTCTCTGCAAAGAAAGTATTTTAATGCCCGATTTGAAGTAGTACGGTATAAGCTGGACTTTGATAATGTGAGAGATATGTTCCGTTATATAAAAAAGAGCGGAGTCAGTGCCTCCCGCAATGTTTTAAGCTACAAAGAGATGAAAAAACTGATGCAGGAGTATCCCCTAAGCTATTTGGAGTTTGAAGTAGCCTTTATCTATTGA
- a CDS encoding metal ABC transporter ATP-binding protein produces MKFKVPIFDVKKLNFIVRGQTILQDISFEIFEGEYIAIIGPNGGGKTTLIRMLLGLEQPTSGEIRIFGKKLKEFKEWYKIGYVPQRATLVDENFPATVEDIVKMGRIAKRGILAGISREDKEMVEDAMIKMDILNLRDKMVGTLSGGQRQRVMIARALASCPKILILDEPNTGVDMVSQQRFYTLLAKLNKEEKITILFITHDIGVIADDIGRLFTINQKATICNDPKKMLSCEEVSDLYGIDAHALHHHKHEH; encoded by the coding sequence ATGAAATTCAAAGTTCCCATCTTTGATGTAAAAAAGCTTAATTTTATTGTTCGTGGGCAGACAATCCTCCAGGATATTTCCTTTGAAATTTTCGAGGGAGAATACATCGCCATTATCGGACCAAACGGTGGTGGAAAAACAACACTTATTCGTATGCTGCTTGGGCTCGAACAGCCTACATCCGGGGAAATCAGGATATTTGGCAAAAAGCTAAAAGAGTTTAAAGAGTGGTATAAAATAGGCTATGTGCCACAGCGCGCAACGCTCGTAGACGAAAACTTTCCGGCGACTGTTGAAGATATTGTAAAAATGGGACGTATCGCAAAAAGAGGAATACTGGCCGGCATCAGCAGAGAAGATAAAGAGATGGTAGAAGATGCCATGATAAAAATGGATATTCTTAATTTAAGAGATAAAATGGTTGGTACACTCTCGGGTGGTCAGCGTCAACGGGTCATGATAGCAAGAGCTCTGGCCTCTTGCCCAAAAATTCTGATTCTTGACGAACCAAATACCGGTGTAGATATGGTGTCTCAGCAAAGATTTTACACATTGTTGGCAAAGTTGAATAAAGAAGAAAAGATAACCATTTTGTTTATCACGCATGATATCGGTGTTATAGCTGATGATATCGGACGTTTATTCACGATAAACCAAAAAGCGACAATTTGTAATGACCCAAAAAAGATGCTTTCTTGTGAAGAGGTGAGTGATTTGTACGGCATAGATGCTCATGCACTTCATCACCATAAGCATGAGCATTAA